Proteins found in one Triticum urartu cultivar G1812 chromosome 4, Tu2.1, whole genome shotgun sequence genomic segment:
- the LOC125553469 gene encoding uncharacterized protein LOC125553469: MEDKPTKKVQTKNKAPKKPTKKKTNPPGLFNLDDDESEDDAEGSHADGEEKQQHEARRTTWNNDGGVLSSGLPNTPVPHKRHPEGTSHSSSGDSTGTQVPLFKTVPGKKLKVNKPSEDPKVADLEKHTMSESLPQASEAAMDDPPPEEHPVTMDPINIDP; the protein is encoded by the exons ATGGAAGATAAACCGACCAAGAAGGTCCAGACAAAGAATAAGGCTCCAAAAAAGCctaccaagaagaagaccaacccCCCCGGGTTATTTAACTTGGATGATGATGAGTcggag GATGACGCGGAAGGCAGCCACGCAGATGGTgaagag aaacaacagcatgaagctcgccgcacaacctgGAACAACGACGGTGGGGTTCTCTCTTCCGGCTTACCCAACACGCCGGTTCCACACAAGCGCCATCCAGAG GGAACCTCTCACTCGTCATCAGGCGATTCCACTGGGACTCAAGTTCCTTTGTTCAAGACTGTTCCTGG CAAGAAGCTGAAGGTTAATAAACCGTCTGAAGATCCCAAGGTGGCTGACCTGGAAAAGCatacaatgtctgaatctttgcCTCAAGCGTCAGAAGCAGCCATGGATGACCCGCCACCAGAAGAGCACCCTGTCACCATGGACCCCATCAACATTGATCCATAG